One Mauremys reevesii isolate NIE-2019 linkage group 5, ASM1616193v1, whole genome shotgun sequence genomic window carries:
- the C5H4orf19 gene encoding uncharacterized protein C4orf19 homolog, whose protein sequence is MGCRCCKMIQSYIFDPEDVQSSRYPNEVNSYKPDKQDSNKFKGDQNSETPVHRNELQNDELKRTENKNKFNSTKEAFSNHRGTALDEEGLGNCVEKFDNAHSGANSCRGMNPLPNHNTNRTKETITHGNSSQSARSPLANRTRNPCTNGLSLPNESGKECHPETGDHKKPESEEPECSLDENSPSAGENSSLTESAILETQNDATQLPDLDYLPHGSQTRNYHAPEKDSFSDNYTHSDQNAECIVINKGEGPGLSLPLHMKENYDSVEEALKTESVNVCVKEDMPDGIASEGLITEAQEEKHINHKEINGKIEEEEEEDAEVAEALAALEAATAGEDYEEDEEY, encoded by the exons ATGGGGTGCAGGTGCTGTAAAATGATACAAAG CTATATCTTTGATCCAGAAGATGTACAATCCTCGAGATACCCCAATGAAGTAAACAGTTACAAACCAGACAAGCAAGACAGCAATAAATTCAAAGGCGATCAGAACAGTGAAACTCCAGTGCATAGAAATGAACTGCAAAATGATGAATTAAagagaacagaaaataaaaacaagttcAATAGCACAAAAGAGGCCTTCTCGAACCACAGAGGAACTGCTCTTGATGAGGAAGGCCTAGGAAACTGTGTTGAAAAGTTTGACAATGCTCACAGTGGTGCCAATTCCTGTCGTGGTATGAATCCCCTTCCTAATCACAACACAAACCGAACCAAAGAAACAATCACACATGGAAATTCCAGCCAGTCAGCAAGGTCTCCTTTAGCCAACAGGACAAGAAACCCCTGCACCAATGGACTCTCTTTACCAAATGAATCTGGCAAAGAATGTCACCCAGAAACAGGCGATCACAAGAAGCCGGAGTCAGAAGAGCCAGAATGTTCTCTAGATGAGAACTCGCCGTCTGCAGGAGAAAACAGCTCTCTCACAGAAAGTGCAATACTGGAGACACAAAACGATGCCACCCAATTACCAGACCTGGATTACCTCCCACATGGTAGCCAAACTAGAAACTATCATGCTCCTGAAAAGGATAGTTTTTCAGACAATTACACACATTCAGACCAAAATGCAGAGTGTATAGTGATAAATAAGGGTGAGGGCCCTGGCCTAAGCCTGCCTTTGCACATGAAGGAAAATTATGATTCAGTGGAGGAAGCTCTTAAAACTGAGTCTGTAAATGTGTGTGTCAAAGAGGACATGCCTGATGGTATTGCATCTGAGGGCCTCATAACAGAAGCACAAGAGGAAAAGCACATTAACCATAAAGAAATTAATGGAAaaattgaggaggaggaggaggaggacgcaGAGGTGGCAGAAGCTCTTGCAGCGCTGGAAGCTGCAACCGCAGGAGAAGATTATGAAGAGGATGAGGAGTATTAG